The genomic interval TAGGGGGAGGTGTTGGAGGAGGGTTTGGAGCTGGTGGTGGATTTGGAAAGGGGGGAGGTGTTGGGGGAGGAGTTGGTGGAGGTGGTGGTTTTGGTGGAGGAGGTGGCTTTGGAGTTGGTGTCGGCGGTGGTATGAGCTAGTGCTGATACTACgtcattcatatattatttgttttatttgaacTTCTGCATAAACCTGTCAATGCACTTCTCTACTCTTCTCTTCTTTGTTAATTAGTAGTATTACTATTGAGCATTTTCATTGGAAACAAGGCTTATAATAATCCTCTGTAATAATAGTTTTGGTGTGTGTAAGCTTGCCTATCTCTTCTGTTTATGTCATTCCTTCAAACATCGATCTCATTACTTAGTTTCCTTTTTTGAGATCACAAAATTGCTTTGTCAAACATGGCTTGGCTTATATGAAGTTTGTATTTATGTGATGCTCTCTCATTTATTACATTGTACTACTCCtgttctttaatatatataaatgaaaaaagttAAGGATTAATTAGTCTTTGTTGTACTACATATAAGATTATTAATGATGTtaatactactactactacatATAAAACAGTAATAATCTTTGGTACATTAATACTAGAAgatttagaaataaatgagaatATATAGAGTAGTGGTGTGACTGAAGCATGAGACAAATACTTGAATTATTGAAGCCCCCTGTACGGACTGTCAGTGTGGTTCGTTGATTGCTCTTAATGCTACTTTGCTTCATCAGCTATATACaacaaaacaaattcaaattaatagGAAGGACCCATTCATTTTGACTTTCTATAATTCACGAAATTAAGATGCACTCTAACATGTCTGCTTTATTTGTGGTCTTTTGAGAGAGACAGGGTAATTAATTTAAGGGATACTATGCTCATCTTTGTTATTCAATGTACCCTCTCCTGTATATTTTACTATGCGTGTTTTGCTACTCCGTTTAGACTCAATCATATATAAATTGTTACAGGAATAATTTGGATTTTTCCTATAGTGCAACATTGCAAATATGTAGAGACTGTCTTTGATCTAGCTAGGGACACAGGATTCCAAAGTTTGACAACCAAGTAGAATGAATGAATATAATTAAGGTGGGAATACTCCGGGACCCACCTTATCTTACGAGTAACTAAACcaacaattttaagaaattttatttttcaattatgtCAATGGTTtaaccaaaaattattttaatataattgaatGCTGCTGGTTTCTCATAAAATAGTTGAGCATGTGAcagatttaataattttatacaaaatataaagaaattaaatcagcataaataatttattttgaggATCCAATaatgtgaaaataaataaaagttgatTCCAAAACGACATTGTTAATGTTACGCATGCAGCGCCCACTGGTTTTCCTTTAAATATTGTTTATAGTTCATATCATAGTtgccataaaaaataaattaagtaacTAATGGACCGTGACCCCTACTCTCTCATTTCAACGAAAACCGTGCAATCCACGCAAACTATAGTTAAATATCGTTAATATAATTGGAGAATGTTATGTtggttaatattaaatatgccacaaacacacacaaggagagagaaagagagagagagatgcaGAGTCTGCAACAGAAGGCATCTGAATGGAGTGGTGTTGAGACAGAGCATGCTTTCCTCATCGACGACACCAATTTGTTTCAAAAGCTAGGCCTTCAAACTTTCCTAAACCTTTCTACCAATTTCTACAACAGGTTCTAATCAACTTAGTTATTTCAAACTCCTATGTGTCaaagatttttataataatactttattgATGAATTAAATTCATGATGATGGTTGTGTGCTGTAGAGTGTATGATGAAGAGGAGGAGTGGTTTCGTTCAATATTTGCAAGCTCTGAGAAAGAAAAGGCAATTCAAAACCAATATGAATTCCTAGTACAGAGAATGGGAGGTCCTCCTCTCTATTCTCAAAGAAGAGGTCtaatgattaatttgattgCTTACAAATTTCAAAGATGAGTTTAGCTGAAACCTTTGTTGATACTTTACATAACAGGACATCCTGCTCTAATTGCTCGGCATCGAGAATTTCCTATGACACATGAAGCTGCGGAGAGGTGGTTACATCACATGAAACAAGCATTGGAAAACACTTCAGATATAGATCATCATTCCAAGATCATCATGATGAACTTTTTCAGGCACACTGCATATTTTCTTGTTGCTGGAGTTCAGCAAAACAATCAAAACCTTCATCCTTGCAAGGATGCAGCTGGAAGCCACCCATGTAAAAACTTTTAGCATTCATTTTTCTTTCTGTAAAAGGGACAACAATCAgatatcaattatttaatatacTGTTTAtgtatatacttttttaaatctATCAAGCATCAATAATTATTGATGTTCCTGTatcaaacaaaaacaatattgaTTAATGAATCCAAGACATACACGAATACATCTACTACTAGCCCATACTTCCCCCCaccataacaaaatatattaaatatatgcatttttttttatattttattaagttggaaatgatgatgctattaaatatattaaatgatgATATATGCGCACGTTTCTATGGTCAAATGTTACATATCAGAGCACTACGTTTAGTGAATCAGACTTAATGGATCGCACATTTCTCTTTGATCCAGTTACAAATTTCATCTATAAATACAATGTTCTTCTCAGTTGAAAAAACACACCAAAAGTTATCCGTATCTGaggtttttctctcttctcatttttctatttcttttgaaTGGTCTTAGTGTCATACTATGAGTGGTAGTCATTCGACTGCTGTATTGTGAGTGAAATTCTaaaacggttttctacggtgcagtagaAATCCGATACAATGATCTGGATTGTTTTATCTtagggacttcgtggttgatggTATGTCTTGCACAACAATTTGAGCGGTGCCttacctagtccgcgactcaacccaataatattgtcggtggcataaattattttttcaaaattcaaaaataacatattatctACTAGATTAAGAGACATTCACAATTTACAAATAACACAAACACCAATGTTTCAACTGGAACTTGTCATCATCCTCTGAATCATGAAAATTGAATATGGATCTCCGCTAATTGAAGCTCTAATCCAGTTCAATATTATTTTGGTCAACATTCAAAAACTCGCCAAATAACAAACTAGtttcacaaagtaaaaaaaatgtttcacaCTCAGATTATTGATGTATCTCATCTcaataatatttcattatttgtCGTCCAACTCTTACACAATTAAAGCAAAGAATTCAGGCCTTATAATGTTTTAAGTtagtatatttgaaaaatacaaaaattggtATGCCAAAAAATCTATGGTCTAATGGCTGAGGTTCCTAATTTCCAGCtgcaaataatttattttgccTATTTCTTCTAaagtttatcttttattaatgtcTAATTATGTTAGATTTTACTCAAGGGACCTCAACATTTATTTTAGGCCTACAGTTATGTAAGGCCGGCCCAGAGCTCCAGTACatgcatgaacatttagatgGAGCCCGTTATTGAATGctgacacttttttttttattgtttcttttttactaGAAGTcctgtttattattttattcttctaTTTAGAACTCCTTTtggttttttataaataaagagaaaaaaaaggagatgagatatatttcatttaaatttgaaccaaattgATCGATGTACATTTTTGTTATCGGAGTTGTATTTCTAATGTCAAGGACTTGATCTTATATTAAGGTTTTTGGTAAttacattttgttttatttaaaatgtacCTTCAACTTTCAGCACCACAAAGAACCCTCCACGTATAGATAATCTATTCATTTCTTAAAAGAAATGGACatctcaattaatatttttaatatgtgtacatataataattaaagaaattgaaataataaaaaatagagaggaTCTTATCCCACACAGTGTAATGATCTAGTACACAAAGTTTCAAACCTTTCGGCTAGCACCtggttacatttttttttttgttgcgtCACAATCTTCCTATTTACTTAGTAAGGCACAACAATTTGAAACATTCAACCTTAgcgtaaatttttttaacaaattattattgttattgtctGCTGAAGTTTAATTTCCTTCACTGCGACAATGAATTCAATTTTGAACAGTAAATCGTTATTGCAGTGCTAGAAAGACCAAACACAAAATCCACAAGTTGATATCACACAACCCATTGAACTCAAAACGTTTACCATTTCTATATTCCTGtttaagaaaggaaaaaaatcaaGGGTCacgaaaatatttttgttttaccaAAAAATAGAGGATCCTATTGAGAgattgtatatttttatatatctcactcaattacattaattattcttttatctaacatatttaattattttatatttttcttttgctaaaattatatatttagagacaaatgtaaaatatatctctaccattatatttttattgtcaaaatatcatttatctaaaaatattagttgattCAAATTGGTATCTCGAATAAGCAAAATATCCATGAATACACACAGATTGTGCAAAGCTAAAAAAATTaggaagaggaagaaaaatGAACTCTGAAATCAAGAgaagaatgaaaaaaatatatttttctgttTGTTTTACATTTGTAACCATATCAGACTAATAAATGTTTAGATGGCAAGATCCTAGATGGATCAGCATACCGAGCTGAGAATGAACGAGGAAGATTATCTGGTTCCATCCACCCTGTTCCTTGATCAAAGTTCATTGAATATGTTTCTTCATCATACACACCATCATCCACTGTAGAAGAAGTAGGAGAAGAAGAATTGAAAACTTTCTTCTTATTTCTTTTCATCTTTCTCCAAATCTTCTGCCACACTGTTTTTTTACCATTATAGTTGCTTGATGAATTGGTATCATAGTGTGGCTTTGTGTAGCTCCTACCTAACCTTGCTTCACTTCTTGAACCAAACCAATTCTTCTTCATATCCATTTTCTATTACTCCAAAATTTTCCTTCATAAACTTGAAGCTATTGTGTGCATGAAATTTTTTagcttcctttcttttttttataggcTTTTCTAATTTCCAATGTCTAACTAACTAGTTTTTGAAGGTAGTTGTTAAGTCTCTTTGTTCGTGTGAAACTATTAACTATATATCCTTAATCTTATCCATAACTAATCTCTTATATAATACAATTGTAATTAGGATTGGGATGGCCAACCATGGAATTAAGTAGGTGATTTAGACACTTTGAATTCAAGAAAAAATGACTCGTGTAATGTAAAACAGCCATTGGTTTAaagccaaaataaaaaattagagtttTGAAGTGTCAAAGAAATACTGCAGAATGAGTCGGTGTTTTACACTTGCAGCCGCCAACCTTGGAAATGTAGGCTTGTGATATTTTATTAAGACTGACTACACACTAATCTAATCTgactttataatatattttagatttaaatatgtaaatacTACTTTTAtgcatgttttttttatagttgtagtaattatttattttatccgtCCTTGcaaatgttttgattttaattccttcaatatatgttatatatgttatgtaaagactaaaataaatattatacatattaaaaagaccaattttaatataaaagatttgtaagactacaaaaaaaaaacaaaatgtatattttcaaaggtaaaaaaatataaataaaatttaaaatgactaACAGcagaaaacaatatatttactATGAAAGAAAATATATAGTTCTTATTTCACCACTTgagaaattatataaaatattttgcttTCATCAGATTCACATGGATAATACGCTGAACATAATTGACGATTTTAACTTATTCTGTCAGTGTACTTACTGCCAAACCACATACAGCCACTAAAGTTGAGATTCCGTTTCCATCTTTCAATTTTCATTAGTCAAGGATAATGTAATAATGTGAATGCACTTTGTGATATAGATACACATCAATATCATAATCATAATGAGTCACACAGCATAGAGCTAACTTAAAGTTCAGATGAGCTTTAGAATTTTGAACTTGAAAAATGAATATTGCCCTACGAAACCCTAACTTAAGGCACATAAGTGAACACTTGTACAATGTGCTTCCATCATCAAGGATGGTTAAAACTAAAGAGCTAGCTATGGCAAAATTTTCACACAAGATTGATATAAATCAGCATGTTAAGTTAAAACATGTATGCTGCTTTTCTTGTGAGGATGCATCAGAACatagatttaaaaatatataaccaaACTTTCTCACAAGAGAACAGAAAAAGCTTGTTATGCCACACCACCACCTTGAGATTGTATGATTAACTTCAGTTTCTCATAAGCATCATAACAGGCATGAGTATAATCCGACAGTGCACGAAAGAGCTCAGGCAACCGAGTTTTGAGACTCTGTAGGGATTTCTCTCTTACCTGAACGCACAGTTTTTTGTGAGATTCAGTTTCTTCTTCTAGTTT from Cicer arietinum cultivar CDC Frontier isolate Library 1 chromosome 5, Cicar.CDCFrontier_v2.0, whole genome shotgun sequence carries:
- the LOC101509739 gene encoding group 2 truncated hemoglobin 3-1 isoform X2 translates to MLVNIKYATNTHKEREREREMQSLQQKASEWSGVETEHAFLIDDTNLFQKLGLQTFLNLSTNFYNRVYDEEEEWFRSIFASSEKEKAIQNQYEFLVQRMGGHPALIARHREFPMTHEAAERWLHHMKQALENTSDIDHHSKIIMMNFFRHTAYFLVAGVQQNNQNLHPCKDAAGSHPCKNF
- the LOC101509739 gene encoding group 2 truncated hemoglobin 3-1 isoform X1 — translated: MLVNIKYATNTHKEREREREMQSLQQKASEWSGVETEHAFLIDDTNLFQKLGLQTFLNLSTNFYNRVYDEEEEWFRSIFASSEKEKAIQNQYEFLVQRMGGPPLYSQRRGHPALIARHREFPMTHEAAERWLHHMKQALENTSDIDHHSKIIMMNFFRHTAYFLVAGVQQNNQNLHPCKDAAGSHPCKNF
- the LOC101510277 gene encoding uncharacterized protein, whose amino-acid sequence is MDMKKNWFGSRSEARLGRSYTKPHYDTNSSSNYNGKKTVWQKIWRKMKRNKKKVFNSSSPTSSTVDDGVYDEETYSMNFDQGTGWMEPDNLPRSFSARNIEMVNVLSSMGCVISTCGFCVWSF